The following coding sequences are from one Nitrospirota bacterium window:
- a CDS encoding HEAT repeat domain-containing protein, which translates to MQPDETLAMIADHMERGFLENIIDMMKHDRGLLGLLPALIADERGRVRLGTVAVVEALVESCAEEILAQAPAVLRALGDENPTVRADAAYLLCTMGARDALPYLEEARDRETVQPVREALEETIQEMKGGPGPGPDPL; encoded by the coding sequence ATGCAACCGGACGAGACGCTCGCCATGATAGCGGACCACATGGAGCGGGGATTCCTGGAGAACATCATCGACATGATGAAGCACGACCGCGGCCTCCTGGGCCTTCTGCCCGCCCTCATCGCCGACGAGCGGGGCCGGGTGCGCCTGGGGACGGTGGCCGTGGTGGAAGCCCTCGTGGAGAGCTGCGCGGAGGAGATTCTGGCCCAGGCGCCCGCCGTCTTGCGGGCCCTGGGGGACGAAAACCCCACGGTGCGGGCCGACGCGGCCTATCTCCTCTGCACGATGGGGGCCCGCGACGCCCTGCCCTACCTGGAGGAAGCCAGAGACCGCGAGACCGTGCAGCCCGTCAGGGAGGCCCTGGAAGAGACCATCCAGGAGATGAAAGGGGGCCCAGGCCCCGGCCCAGACCCTCTTTAG
- a CDS encoding glycoside hydrolase family 57 yields MADVYHALGLNMHQPLGNLIALHNSGEPWEAKQVLWCYDRVTRMLEGWEDVARLHMSFSGTLLKQLEDPGVRETFTHTADIADFLERYKRSNIEFAGTGLYHPVYPLIPEADWDAQTEWWLGLGRHLLGRGHFPGFWPPEMGFTMEMIPVLRRHGYRYVLVDCWYIKPRREMRWEEMRYRPYVARYGGEEIVVVPRDRELSDAQESGLDPGWFQHEMYERTKGCDFPALVTTWTDGENGGWFRIPEVEAGFWGVFYHPILERYREGTLGFTPIHISEFLDRFPPTEEVEVHRGAWNTGHHWGGDFTQWTGSLLQKRGFDELRKVSAYYREVKKAFDQRQGEARDPEDVRHLIVRAYDHILTAETSDNFFWASRWVHRSFDEIEQAYHLLDTAMELLGARERA; encoded by the coding sequence ATGGCGGACGTCTACCATGCCCTCGGGCTCAACATGCACCAGCCCCTGGGCAACCTCATCGCCCTGCACAACTCCGGAGAGCCCTGGGAGGCCAAGCAGGTCCTCTGGTGCTACGACCGCGTGACGCGGATGCTGGAGGGCTGGGAGGACGTGGCCCGGCTTCACATGAGCTTCTCCGGCACGCTCTTGAAGCAACTGGAGGACCCCGGGGTGCGGGAGACTTTCACCCACACCGCGGACATCGCCGATTTCCTGGAGCGCTACAAGCGCTCCAACATCGAGTTCGCCGGAACGGGCCTCTACCATCCGGTCTACCCCCTTATCCCCGAGGCCGACTGGGACGCGCAGACAGAGTGGTGGCTGGGCCTGGGGCGGCACCTGCTGGGCAGGGGCCATTTCCCGGGGTTCTGGCCGCCGGAGATGGGCTTTACCATGGAGATGATACCGGTGCTCCGCCGGCACGGGTACCGCTACGTGCTCGTGGACTGCTGGTACATCAAGCCCAGGCGCGAGATGCGCTGGGAGGAGATGCGCTACAGGCCCTACGTCGCCCGCTACGGCGGGGAGGAAATCGTCGTCGTCCCCCGGGACCGAGAGCTGAGCGACGCCCAGGAGTCGGGGCTGGACCCCGGATGGTTTCAGCACGAGATGTACGAGCGCACCAAGGGGTGCGACTTCCCCGCCCTGGTGACCACGTGGACCGATGGGGAGAACGGCGGATGGTTCCGCATCCCGGAGGTGGAGGCGGGCTTCTGGGGGGTCTTCTATCATCCCATCCTGGAGCGTTACAGGGAAGGCACCCTGGGCTTCACCCCGATACATATCAGCGAGTTCCTCGACCGTTTTCCCCCCACCGAGGAGGTGGAGGTCCACCGGGGGGCCTGGAACACCGGGCACCACTGGGGAGGGGACTTCACCCAGTGGACAGGCTCGCTGCTTCAGAAGCGGGGTTTCGACGAGCTCAGGAAAGTTAGCGCCTATTACCGGGAGGTCAAAAAGGCCTTCGACCAGCGGCAGGGCGAGGCCCGCGACCCCGAGGACGTCCGCCATCTCATCGTCCGGGCCTATGACCACATCCTCACCGCCGAGACCAGCGACAACTTCTTCTGGGCAAGCCGGTGGGTCCACCGGAGCTTCGACGAGATAGAGCAGGCGTACCATCTGCTGGATACGGCCATGGAGCTTCTGGGCGCGAGGGAGCGGGCCTAA
- the ispF gene encoding 2-C-methyl-D-erythritol 2,4-cyclodiphosphate synthase — MRVGFGYDSHRLQEGRRLVLGGVEIPAGRGLAGHSDADVLTHAVIDALYGALGEGDIGTHFPDTDPAFKDISSLELLARALSEVKDKGLEVLWVDTTLICEETRLAPHMQAMRASLERAGLPAVNIKAKTNEGMGFVGRGEGIAACAVCLLGPASEGP; from the coding sequence ATGAGGGTGGGCTTCGGTTACGACTCGCACCGCCTTCAGGAGGGCAGGCGGCTGGTCCTGGGCGGCGTGGAGATACCGGCCGGGAGGGGCCTGGCCGGGCACTCCGACGCCGACGTGCTCACCCATGCCGTCATCGACGCCCTGTACGGGGCCCTGGGGGAGGGGGACATCGGCACACACTTCCCCGATACCGACCCCGCCTTCAAGGACATATCCAGCCTCGAGCTCCTCGCACGCGCCCTGTCGGAGGTGAAGGACAAGGGCCTGGAGGTCCTCTGGGTGGATACCACCCTCATCTGCGAGGAGACGAGGCTTGCCCCGCACATGCAGGCCATGCGCGCCTCCCTGGAGCGGGCCGGCCTTCCGGCCGTCAACATCAAGGCCAAGACGAACGAGGGGATGGGGTTCGTGGGCCGGGGAGAGGGCATCGCGGCCTGCGCCGTCTGCCTCCTGGGGCCCGCCTCCGAAGGGCCATAA
- the glgB gene encoding 1,4-alpha-glucan branching protein GlgB: protein MKVGNVTYETSRLTDYDIYLFREGSHFRLHEKLGSHPMEVEGVPGTYFAVWAPNAQAVSVMGDLNGWNPDSHFLRSRADGSGIWEGFIPGAGKGTAYKYHIRSPRRGYRVDKGDPYALYWQRPPETASIVWDLEYAWGDGEWMRTRAGRNALEAPMSVYEVHLGSWRRVPEEGNRRLTYRETARELVAYVKEMGFTHVEFLPVMEHPFYGSWGYQTVGFFAPTSRYGTPQDFMYLIDLLHQNGIGVILDWVPSHFPDDVHGLSYFDGTYLYEHADPKKGYHPEWKSYIFNYGRYEVRNFLLSSARFWLDMYHADGLRVDAVASMLYLDYGRKRGEWVPNEHGGRENTDAISFLRRMNEAVFEAHPDVQSIAEESTAWPMVSRPVYLGGLGFGMKWNMGWMHDTLSYFSRDPVHRKHHHNQLTFSIWYAFQENFLLPLSHDEVVYGKGSLIGKMPGDWWQKFANLRLLFGYMFTHPGKKLLFMGGEFGQWQEWYHEESLHWNLLELPTHRGLKRWVRDLNTFLRGEPALFEQDFVREGFEWIDISDWEQSVVSFLRKGKIKKDMVLVVCNFTPVVRHNYRIGAPRWGFWKEVLNSDAPLYGGSGVGNWGGVQAAPIPCHGRDNSLLLTLPPLATVVFKLAE, encoded by the coding sequence ATGAAAGTCGGAAACGTCACCTACGAAACAAGCCGCCTCACGGATTACGACATCTATCTTTTCAGGGAGGGAAGCCATTTCCGCCTGCACGAGAAGCTGGGCTCGCACCCCATGGAGGTAGAGGGCGTCCCGGGCACGTACTTCGCCGTCTGGGCCCCCAACGCCCAGGCGGTCTCGGTGATGGGGGACCTCAACGGCTGGAACCCCGACAGCCATTTCCTCAGAAGCCGGGCCGACGGCTCGGGCATATGGGAAGGCTTCATACCCGGGGCGGGCAAGGGGACGGCCTACAAGTACCACATCCGCTCCCCCCGCCGGGGTTACCGGGTGGACAAGGGCGACCCCTACGCCCTGTACTGGCAGAGGCCTCCGGAGACGGCCAGCATCGTCTGGGACCTGGAGTACGCGTGGGGGGACGGCGAGTGGATGCGCACCCGGGCCGGGCGCAACGCCCTGGAGGCCCCCATGTCCGTCTACGAGGTGCACCTGGGCTCCTGGCGGCGGGTCCCCGAGGAGGGCAACCGCCGCCTCACCTACAGGGAAACGGCCCGTGAGCTGGTGGCCTACGTCAAGGAGATGGGTTTCACCCACGTGGAGTTCCTCCCGGTCATGGAGCACCCTTTCTACGGCTCCTGGGGATACCAAACCGTGGGGTTTTTCGCCCCCACGAGCCGCTACGGCACCCCCCAGGACTTCATGTACCTCATCGACCTGCTCCACCAAAACGGCATCGGCGTCATCCTGGACTGGGTTCCCTCACACTTTCCCGACGACGTGCACGGGCTTTCCTACTTCGACGGGACCTATCTCTACGAGCACGCCGACCCGAAGAAGGGCTACCACCCGGAGTGGAAGAGCTACATCTTCAACTACGGCCGCTACGAGGTGCGCAACTTCCTGCTGAGCAGCGCCCGCTTCTGGCTGGACATGTACCACGCCGACGGCCTCCGGGTGGACGCCGTGGCCAGCATGCTCTATCTCGACTACGGGCGCAAGAGAGGGGAATGGGTCCCCAACGAGCACGGCGGCAGGGAGAACACCGACGCCATCAGCTTTCTGAGGCGGATGAACGAGGCCGTCTTCGAGGCCCATCCCGACGTGCAGAGCATCGCCGAGGAATCCACCGCCTGGCCCATGGTCTCCCGCCCCGTGTACCTGGGAGGCCTGGGCTTCGGGATGAAGTGGAACATGGGCTGGATGCACGATACGCTCTCGTACTTCTCCCGGGACCCCGTCCACAGGAAGCACCACCACAACCAGCTCACCTTCAGCATCTGGTACGCCTTCCAGGAGAACTTCCTCCTCCCCCTCTCCCACGACGAGGTGGTCTACGGCAAGGGCTCCCTCATCGGGAAGATGCCGGGGGACTGGTGGCAGAAGTTCGCCAACCTGCGCCTCCTGTTCGGGTACATGTTCACGCACCCGGGCAAGAAGCTCCTGTTCATGGGCGGGGAGTTCGGGCAGTGGCAGGAGTGGTACCACGAGGAAAGCCTCCACTGGAACCTCCTGGAGCTGCCCACCCACCGGGGGCTCAAGCGCTGGGTGCGGGACCTGAACACCTTTCTCCGGGGCGAGCCCGCCCTCTTCGAGCAGGACTTCGTCCGGGAGGGGTTCGAATGGATAGACATATCGGACTGGGAGCAGAGTGTCGTGAGCTTCCTCAGAAAAGGTAAAATAAAGAAAGACATGGTCTTGGTGGTCTGTAACTTCACGCCTGTGGTGCGGCATAACTACCGCATTGGCGCGCCGCGCTGGGGCTTCTGGAAGGAAGTGCTGAACAGCGACGCGCCTCTTTACGGCGGAAGCGGCGTGGGCAACTGGGGCGGCGTGCAGGCCGCGCCCATCCCCTGCCATGGACGGGACAACTCCCTTCTGCTGACCCTGCCGCCCCTGGCAACGGTGGTCTTCAAGCTTGCGGAATAA
- the ispD gene encoding 2-C-methyl-D-erythritol 4-phosphate cytidylyltransferase — MPRGVVVAVVPAAGLGRRLGTNKAFAFLEGRPLLDWVLTTLEGVREVAEVIPALKRRDMQEGARLIEEGGFRKVKKIAPGGEERQDSVMNALRLIDGEARTVLVHDGARPLLTPGIVRAVLAGLAGHDGAVAAVPVKDTVKEAGEGNLVKRTLRRDTLWAVQTPQCFPYETLLKAYESAARAGVRATDDASLVEREGGRVALVPGSYENIKVTTPEDLVVAEALLRKRREGP, encoded by the coding sequence ATGCCCCGAGGGGTCGTCGTTGCCGTGGTGCCCGCCGCGGGGCTGGGCAGGAGGCTGGGCACGAACAAGGCCTTCGCCTTTCTGGAGGGGCGGCCCCTTCTGGACTGGGTCCTGACGACCCTGGAGGGCGTCCGGGAGGTGGCGGAGGTCATCCCCGCGCTCAAGCGCCGGGACATGCAGGAGGGGGCCCGGCTCATAGAGGAGGGCGGTTTCCGGAAGGTCAAGAAGATAGCCCCCGGGGGCGAGGAGCGGCAGGACTCGGTGATGAACGCCCTCCGGCTCATCGACGGTGAGGCCCGCACCGTCCTCGTGCATGACGGGGCCCGCCCCCTGCTGACGCCCGGCATCGTCCGGGCCGTCCTTGCGGGCCTCGCGGGGCACGACGGCGCGGTGGCCGCCGTGCCGGTCAAGGACACCGTCAAGGAGGCCGGAGAGGGCAACCTCGTCAAGAGGACCCTGAGGCGCGACACCCTCTGGGCGGTGCAGACCCCGCAGTGCTTCCCGTACGAAACGCTTCTTAAGGCCTACGAAAGCGCGGCCCGCGCCGGGGTGAGGGCCACGGACGACGCCTCCCTGGTGGAGCGCGAGGGGGGCCGGGTGGCGCTGGTTCCGGGCTCCTACGAAAACATCAAGGTGACCACCCCGGAGGACCTCGTGGTGGCCGAAGCGCTCCTCAGAAAGAGGCGGGAAGGGCCATGA
- a CDS encoding PIN domain-containing protein — protein MVWLRIAIVVLLVFSGYYIGAGFGQPLAGAVGGTLAGAVALAVEQVLRRVSIGSIIGGLVGLAVGLYASRLFLMPFENILDGSFMVATFLGGAILGYGGFLLGLKKGEKLTLAHIFRIVRGQEADQNAKLLDTSVIIDGRIADVCETGFLEGVFIVPQFILHELQHIADSPDSLKRARGRRGLDVLHRVQKMPDIEVKIVEDDFPKIKEVDAKLVALAKARGAKVVTNDFNLNKVAELQGVAVLNINELSNAIKPVVLPGETLSVFIIKEGKEPNQGVAYLEDGTMVVVDNGRRLIGRNVEVTVTSVLQTTAGRMIFTKTKEDYEREELKVVR, from the coding sequence ATGGTCTGGCTCAGAATCGCGATAGTCGTCCTGCTTGTCTTCTCCGGCTACTACATCGGCGCCGGGTTCGGGCAGCCGCTGGCGGGCGCCGTGGGCGGGACGCTGGCGGGCGCCGTCGCCCTGGCCGTGGAGCAGGTCCTCAGGAGGGTCTCCATCGGCTCCATCATCGGGGGCCTGGTGGGCCTTGCCGTGGGCCTTTATGCCTCCCGGCTGTTTCTCATGCCCTTTGAGAACATTCTCGACGGCAGCTTCATGGTGGCCACCTTCCTTGGAGGGGCCATCCTGGGGTACGGGGGGTTTCTCCTCGGGCTGAAGAAGGGGGAGAAGCTCACCCTGGCGCATATCTTTCGCATCGTGCGGGGGCAGGAGGCGGACCAGAACGCCAAGCTCCTGGACACCAGCGTCATCATAGACGGCCGCATCGCAGACGTCTGCGAGACGGGCTTCCTGGAGGGGGTGTTCATCGTCCCCCAGTTCATCCTGCATGAGCTTCAGCATATCGCCGACTCGCCGGACAGCCTGAAGAGGGCCCGGGGGCGGCGGGGCCTGGACGTGCTGCACCGCGTGCAGAAGATGCCGGACATCGAGGTGAAGATAGTCGAGGACGACTTCCCCAAGATAAAGGAAGTGGACGCCAAGCTGGTGGCCCTGGCCAAGGCCCGGGGGGCCAAGGTGGTCACCAACGACTTCAACCTCAACAAGGTGGCCGAGCTTCAGGGCGTCGCCGTCCTGAACATCAACGAACTGAGCAACGCCATCAAGCCCGTGGTCCTTCCGGGCGAGACCCTCTCGGTCTTCATCATCAAGGAGGGCAAGGAGCCCAACCAGGGCGTGGCCTACCTGGAGGACGGCACCATGGTCGTCGTGGACAACGGCCGGCGGCTCATCGGCAGAAACGTGGAGGTCACCGTGACCAGCGTGCTTCAGACGACGGCGGGCCGGATGATATTCACCAAGACCAAGGAAGACTACGAGCGCGAAGAGCTCAAGGTCGTCCGCTAG